CAAAGATGTCCAACAGGAAATTAACATCCTCCACACAACACCATATAACTGGAGTGTACCAGCTCAGAAGTTCAAAAATCTAGAAAAGATGCAATAATATCACAATGTGTAAGAAAATCTAATAAGTCTACTTAGTAATTTCTCTTTCCCCAAAAGTGACAGAATTAAAGCAACTCACCGAAGCATTTTGAGCTCCTGGGCAGCTTTCAGAATTATCTCATGCTGTCTTTGGCTAAGGACCATCACTCCCCCCAAGGACTGTTCCGAGTCCAGGTTTGAATCTGCTCCCAGCATATCAGAGGAATGTGAAGGTGGAAGAAGGGATGAATCCAGCTGATCACCCATAGGTCGCAGTCTGTCTCCATCATCTGGATACCACCTATCCGTCAAGCGTTCCCTCTCCCAGTCAGTCCTTTCAGGAAGGTAGTCCTGCTTCTCCCGCCACGTGTCATATCTCTCTGGATACTCTCGAATCCTCAGCTCCCCCCTGTCTCGGAGGTCTCTGTCATAGTGATCTCTGTTCCTATCGTCCCTCCACCTATCTTCGCGGTATCTATCCAGAGGTGGGAGGGGTGGTAATGGTGGGAGAGGGGGGATATCTAGGTCACGATTCCCCATTTCTCTATCATCCATAGGTCTCATGTCCCAGTCTCTATTATCCCATTCTCTGTCCACATCTTGATCATAAATATCTGTGGATCTTCCCGTCCTATCTAGATCTCTCTCTAGTTCCCTCTCCCTTGGCCTTTTCCAGTCATCCCACCATGAATCTCGTCTGTCGTGATCAGATGATAAAGGAGGTAGTGGTGGTAGGGGAGATAACGGAGGCAATGAATGGTGAGATTGCAACCTGTCATCTCTATCATATGGATCTACAGAATCATCTTGATAATCAGAGTTGTGATCTCCCCAGTATCGTTCTCTTTCCCAGTCATCCAACCGCTCATGCTCCAGAGGAAGGTCATCCCTACTATCTAAAGGAAACTCCTCCTGCATTCCCTCGTCTTCATGACTCCAAGAACCCCTGAGTGCATCATCTCGATGGTACGGAGGCAATTTGTCAGGATCATCTCCTAGGTGAATTGGTTTATCTATACTGCCCGTGTCAGAcctccctgcttccctctcccGACTATCCGGCCTCCTGACATGTCCCCTCTCGTGGCTACCTGCCCTCCGGACAGGACCCCTCTCCCGGCTACCTGCCCTCCTGACAGGgaccctctccctgctgcccgcCCGCCTCACAGGGACCCTCTCCCTACTCCCTGCCCGCCGCATGggctccctctccctgctgcccgcCCGCCTCATGGgctccctttccctgctgcccGCCCGCCTGACAggtcccctctccctgctgcctgcccgctGTGCCCTGTCCCGGCTGCCTGTCCGCCCGGCGAGCTCCCTGTCTCGGCTAGACATCACCCTCTCCCTGCTGTCTGACCGGCCACCCAGCGTCCTCTCCCGGCTGCCAGACCGCCCGTCGGGcatcctctccctgctgcccgACCGCCTGTCTGCcatcctctccctgctgcccgcTCTCCTGAACATCCCCCTGCCACGGATAGATGCCTGCCTagcctgccccctgcccctgtACACGTATCCTCTGCCACGGCCCTCGTCCATCCTGCCCATTCCTCGGCCGTGGCCATCATCCATCCTGCCCATTCCCCAGCCACCGTCCATCCTGCCCATTCCCCGGCCACCGTCCATCCTGCCCATTCCTCGTCCGTCCATCCTGCCCATGCCCCTGGCACGGCCCATTCCCCAGCCACGGCcatccccctgccccctgccccggcCATCAtccatcctgccctgcccccTTCCTCTGTTTCCTGGTCCCTTGCCTCTGTCTTCATGCATAAATGGccctttccctctgccttcTGGCCCAGGCAGGCCCTGTGTACTGTCCGAACCAAGCAGCTGGCTCTCTGAGGAACTCAAATCCTGGCTTCCTGTTACAGGGGTCACCGCACCTCCCGGCCTTGCAACACCTGACTGCAAAGCTCCAGAGTTACTAGAAAGGGACGTCGAAGTCTGGTTCTGGATAGGTGGAGTAGTTACTTTGGAGTCTTCTACTTGCTGGTTGGGATCGTGTGAACTCCACGTCCACTTCTTAGGAGGATCTGAAATAGTTTCTTTGACTTCACTTTTGGATGGTTCCTGTTGAGTGCTGGTGAGGTCCTCACTCGGCTCAACGGAGCCTGTACTTGTCACGTCAGTAGACTGCGTTCTACTTCCAGCCTGCTGATTGCCACCCATGTCTGTAAAaggctctttgttttctgatcGTGAGTCTGTTTGTGACTGCTGCTGTCCTAAAGGAGGCCTGGGCCCCCTCCACCGTGGACCACTTGGTCGGGAACCATGTGCATGTGATGTATTTTGAGAAGTATAAAATTGTGCTGCTGGTCCACGTGGGATAGTTCCCCATCGACTCGTGTGCTGTCCATCAGTGTTCTGTCGGTCAAAACGCGACCTGTGTCCTTCTGAGCGCTGGGAGTCAAAACGGGGCCCTCTTGGTCTCGAGCCTTCAAATTTGTCGTATCCTCTTCCTCGAGGTCCATCAAATCTGCGCATGAAATAACAGCAGTTTTATTCAAATGAACATGTCAAATAAAACTTGTCTAAAAACCGGTTTCACACTCCCTCTGTTTAACTGATGCGTCCTAATGTGCCTTAGGATCAGATCCATTTGAACCagtgcagaagcacagagaccTCCTTCTCCACCTCAACACTGCCCAGCGAAGACCAGTCTAAGCCACCTGCAAACAACGTAACCCTAAAAAGGAAACTTGGCTTAAGTATCTCAGGATTGAAACTCACCTTGAAAAAAACTTGCAAACTCAATGGAGAAAAGCTTTGACTTTTTGTTGAAAACAACAACTGCTGTtgaacttttgtttaaaaactttgCAACAAGCTTACCTAACTGTGATGACAAAGGTCTTATAGACaaatctataaatatatatcctCACAGAAAGTGCAGCGAGCTGTGATATTGTCCAGTTCTACGCAAGACAATATGCCTAACACGCACATTTTTATTGCATCACTTTTATCCTTTTCTACTCTTGCTTGAAGACAAGGAAATAAGTCCGGCAAACCAGCATAAAGAATAATTTATGCAATCATATTTAGCAAGGCTCATCTAgtcaaaaaaacaacctttagGCATATGCTCAAATATTGATTTACATAACAGACTACAACACATCAAATTCATTTTACACTAAACGTAGAACTTGTTCCTGAACCAGTGCAGAAGCACTGTTCCTGAAGTTAAATTGCCTGGATATTTGGGATTCACAGTTGTCTCTCACTGGATATTAATTCATTATTGCCTAGTTACCAGCAGCAGTTGACTCTTTGCAGAATTTAATGTTTCAGTGAGCAATATACCAAATGAGCTCATTTACACAACCTCAAAGAATTTTAATAATCCTAGTAAGATAACACTTCAGTAGAAAAAGTAGAAAGTACGTTTTCTGTTGGAACAAAACTGCCTTTtgtttggggtgtgtgtggtCGAGatgaacagaatgaaaaaaatataaaatgcagtaGCAAGATATCTTAGATTTGAAGGACCAACTTCTACATATAAGATattgcaagaagaaaaggttGGATACTGTAAGACATACTTCATCCCCAAGATTCTGAAAATTAGTTTAAGGGAATTCTTCAGAGTTTCTTGATAAATGTTAATTGCTAAAAAGTGGTGGGTGGGAGTGTGTCTTTTTGTGTGTCTAATCATTGCCTGGGACTTTGGAATAGCACCAGGTAacacacaatattttaaatttatcagagtttcaattaaaaatttattaCAGCTCTGTTTTCTACTGCTTATATTGAGAACAAACAGTAAACAGATTTTTGGAAAAGCTTTGATAAAACCATAGAATAGTCATGCAATTACAATATAGGAATGCACAAAGGttacagtgttattttaaaaaatccttttttaaaaattttaaaatattttaatgtaaggGGGCTcaaaaataaagccattgtACATACTTTCTAGAAATTTCTGGTTATCCATAGTCAATGGCCACACAGCACTGAGCTCTAATCTAATGCATGTATAAAAGACACACACTAGcaaatcactgaaaacagtCTGCAGAACTGCACATCCAAAAAAACCCCCAGGACCAGAAATGATGCTCTTTTTAAACCCATGGGGAGACAGAAAATTATTCAAAGttataaaaattcaaatatgTTGCTTGTACTTCATGAATTACTATTCATGAATGATTCACTTCAGAATCAAAAAGAAGGGAAGTGAACATGAAGATATGACTGTAAAAATCTAGCGGAGTATGCAAGGATAGAAACAATTCAACAGAATAACGCTGCTTTTTGGTTCACTAGGCATCACAGCAATCAGTCCCAAACTAATGACCAGACAGAACAGATGTTTTTGCAACCTGATATCATGTCAaccatggaaaaacaaacaataacaaaaaaaaagtccaaaaggAATATCAAACCATATCGCAGATATAAAACCACATAAAAGACATAGAATACTggtttttaaagtaactttacATTGAGACAGTAGGTCATCCACCTGACAAAACGCAGACTTAAATTTGAATAAAAGTACACCTCACAAGAAGATAAAGACCAAGACCATCAGATGTTATGCAAAACAACAAGAATCCTACCATTAGACTAAGGCACAAATCTTCAcctctccttctttttcttgtttataattGTTTGAATGCAAAGTAATGCTGCACATGTAGAAAAACACTGATTTGGATACAAGACAAACATCACCTCTCTCTTATCAGAAAGCCATTTTGAAAAGTGCAGCAAATAGGGCAATCGTCTAGTTACAGAACTCTCCCACGCTAGAAGTTAAAGTACCAGTGAAGAGCTCTGaatctttaatttctttctgctgtaaatGGATTTGGGTTGcaaacaaagaataaattttgttgtttaaaaaaaaaacactaaatgtCTGGTAATTCGATTATCATAGCATGTTCAACTGAATATGTATTTGAACACTCTCCTGAATTCCTTACAGAAGGTCCACATTAAAGTGCTATTGCATACAGCAGTGACTTAAAAACATTCCCTCAACACTTTTGCTTTATATATTCCTAAACTGCATTCCAAGTACCACAAATCAAACATTGGGAATTTATATGGCTTCTCATAAAAGGTCATTCTTTCAAATGTGATTTATCGTTAACCTAAAGACAGTAAAGATTTATCAAATATTTACAGcatctttcctgttttcaaaaaatggatattacatttctgaaaaagaaaagggagcagTGTGCCTAAGCATTTCACCAGAGAAAAGTATTTGACTCTAGGTAACGCTCAGGTGAACAGCATTTACCTGTTTTTGCTTTAATCGGATAAATACAGAACATGATGTACacacattaaaagcaaaactccaTCAAACGCACAATTTACACGACCTCAGGAAAATTTGAGAATAAGGCATAATGCTTCATTTCTTAATATACCACCAAAAGGGTGCTAGCCTTGAATGTGTATAAATCGATAAAAATATCCTTACCTAGGACCTCTGGGGCCTTCAAAACGTGCTGATCTGGGAGGATCTGGAAGCAATCCACCTGATCTCACTGGTTTATCCTGCATGGTAGGGGTATGTGTTGAAGACAGTGCAGAAGGGGCTTTCAGTTCCCCACATCCTTGCTCAGATGAAATAGAGACATTTTGTTTATTATGGTGAACTTGAGACTTTCCGTGGTCTGAAGAGCTGAAGGATGAACTTACTTGAGAATGGTAAGTTGGATATACAGGTGAGCTACCTATTTTTGATGCATAGGTACCAGGGGTAGGAAGCAGAGCTGGCCTTGGTGTTTCAGTAGACTGATTGCTTTGCGAACTAGATCCTGAAGGGACAGAGGAGTTAGATAACTGAGATACAGAAGACAGAGGTGGAGGGACCAGTGGAGGTGTAGCTGAAGGTAAAGTTGGAGGCATAACAGGAATGCCACCTGGAGCCGTTTGAGAATATGGAACAAATGGAGGCGGAAGTGAAACATTTGCAGGGTACTGGTTCTTCAAATTTTGGAGTGAGCTCACTTTCTCCTGCAGATGGGACTGAGTGACCTTCATCTGTTCATCCCATGCTTTCCACTGTTTCTCATACTCTTGCAGCTGATCTTTGTGAGGGTAGGTTTGAAGCTGATGCTGCCACTGTTGGTTCATTGACCGCTCCCAGTCTTTATGAAGCTGCTGGAACTGTTTTTGCTGTGTCTCATAATGTCGCAGCTGCATCTCCACTGACATTGTCTGCAAGGAGAATATGAGAATAACTTCAAAAGAGCATCTTAGTTATCTTCAAGGCCACGCATTTTAGTATCACTTGTAACATCACAACTTCTGACTTGTGCAGAAACCTGAGGAAGAACTacagtgaaacaaaagcaaacactgtGATGTCTAAAGTCAATTTACACATTGCATGACTGGAGGGCAAACATTTAGTataaaagactatttttttttaaaaggagaaagctaaagaaaaatataaccaAAGGCCTCCATGCTCTATTATTACTGCATGCTTACAACAGCCATGAAAGCACAAATCAATCTTCACACTTGCAATACATGCAGCATGTGACTATTTCTCAAGGTTTCAGTTTCTAACTCTATTAATCTACAAAGAGTTGCTTCAGCTGTCAGAGATGATTTTTCTCTAACCTTTTACTAGATCATAATTTACACAGTGCAGCTTCTATCAGCAGTTAGCGTTTCCTTATGTGTACACACAGGTCCTAATATGCATGGGCTTGATCTGTTCTGAGATTTTTAGGTTTAcacttcaagattttttttaaacaaacccGACAGCCCAAACCACTTAAGGAATGCTTAAACCATAAAAAGCTGACTCAACTAATAAAGCAATCAGCTTCTACCTTAAAGGCTGTAACAGTGATATAATTATCTGAATCCGTTATTAAGACACCATCACTGTACACATTTTTGTATTGCAtgatactgtaaaaaaaaaaaaaaaagaagggaggggAACACAGCTACCAAATTACCTCACACCATCATCTGTGTAACTGACCTTTCTCCTGAAGAATTTCTCCAGCAGTAAAATGTTCAAAACTGAGTAAATTCAACATTGTGTTCAGCTTTGCTCCTGTATCATTCAGGTATGTCTGAAAATCGTTTGACAAGCATACAGTCTTATATTTCTCATCCTACCAAAGCTTCATCAGcacctcaatttttttttttcattctgaagttGAATGACAGTAGGAAAAGGGATATAGACTTCTGCACatgcagaaagagaagctgGACAAATGGACCAACCACAGCAAAGTATTCAACTACTTATTTTGCAGCAAACCACGAATGTTAGGTCACTCACAAAGTGTATCAAATACCATCTCCTTAGTGTTTCACCTGTAAATGTGGAGGCTGTTGCATGATCTGTTGATACTGCTGTACtatctgctgcagctgggcatgCTTCTGCATTATCCTCTGGTACTGAAATCCAACTCGGTgatggggatgctgctgccattgagctgctgctgcttgcaacTGTTGCAATCTCAAATCTTCCTCCGGGTCATCAGGAGGATCAATATTGAGCTAGGGAAATAGgcaaatattataaataaaggGAGACTTCTGTCAGAAGAGAACACTGGGTCGCTATCCAGTTTACAGGAACTTTCTCAGCACTCCTTATTTTACCACCCTGTATTTCAGTGTTCTGGCCACCCCTAACTGCTGGAAgatatttcctttattcttgTACAGTCTGATCTAAAGGTTAGGCTGAGGGGGATTAGGGTGTTCATACACACAGAAACTTACCTGTAGGTAAGAGATTAAAGCAGATCTGTTCTGTGCTGCTCACAGCAAATGCAGTGAGACAGCAGTGCTTTTTCATGATGAGGTAAAGGAATTCCAAATGCATCATTTTACCACTTTGTAGGAACCTGCACATCgtaaactgaaagcaaagcacatCCTGCAGGGTAATCTACCACCTTACAGTAACCTGTTCAAACATCAAAGCCGTGACCTCCATCCATTATGGAGCAACTATCATTAAGCACTCTGACTAAATAGCCTGCACAAAGCTCTTGGCTTTCAGACAAACTATAATAcacagggagaaggggagacagaactgaaactgacagagaagaataaaatatcGTGTCTAAAAGTATCTACCAAGTACTTGATTTCGCACTTAGGTATCACAATGTGATTCTCATAGACAAAGATGACAACGTTGAGGAAAGCGTGAGTGAGCCAAGCTTGGTGCATGTGTGGGTGACTATATAAATCTGCATATGAgatgcgtttttttttttaactgatgcAGCCTTaacaaatgttcttttaatgttgttttaccATATTTAGTTATTGTTACACAGTATGCATGAGAATTTGATggcaatattttcctgttttgtccCATGTAGCACAACACAAcacagcagcatctctctgcaaagcctACCTGAGTTTCAGTGGAGGTAAGAGAAGACTCGTCTTCTTTGGAAGCTGGAGGCAGGGATTCATTCAGCGGAGGAGGTTCAGACTGCTGTGTTGAAGCActcattttcccttcttcagaCTTTGCTCTCTGTTCAGATGTATCCTTCCCTACTCCCGGACCTTTCATTTGCTGCTGTCCCTGAGCATGGGCTTTTGCCCTTTGCTGCAGGCTAAGCAGGTGTTGCTGGTACCAGTATTGCTGCTGTTCCTACAACAGATAgaaattttctaagaaaaacagctttcacaggaaaaaaaaacatgaaattcatGATAGTTGCTAGAATCATGAAGAAGAAACATACACTAGAAAGAtgtttaaatctgttttgaGGGAAAACTCACTTCATTATCAACAGCACTGCAGTGCAGGTCAAAAGAGTTAATCAAAATTCAGACACCACTGTGGTGTGTACCATGCCTCACTTAATTTCCTGCTCCAAAGAGCTTAcaactaaagaaaacaattaaaagcagaaaaatgacaaataagtCAAAGTACTACAGGCACGTAATAGGTACCACACTTACTAAGTTTAGTGCTTTTTATTCCTAACAAATATACGTACTTGTTTTGAGACTAACTTAGGTAAAATGAAGGACAACAAATGCGAGCAAGGgagcagtaaaagaaaaagtttgaaacATTCAAAAAGGATGACAAGCGTGAACAGAGAACAGAAGTAGAGTGAAAATGATGGCAGAGTAACTGGGGTGGAGAGATTTGAATAAaggtttggaaaggaaaaagaataatcagAGCCAAAGAACAGTGAGGATTATTTATTATCTGAATCCTGATTAACATTCAACAGCTGAAAAGGTAAACAGATATGGCTGCACCCGAAGAACTACCCATCTAAGAAGCAGTtcagctttcagttttaaatacttCAGGCTAGAATCAGGAGACTCCCAAAGCATGAAAATAGATTCAAACCACCCTGTGCTGCCACCAGCATAAAGAACAAATGACTAATGAGGAGCATCTCAACACTTACAGGACAGTGCATCTTAAAGAAAGCCAAGCAGGAACCAACTAATCTCTCTTCTAATACAAGAGGTATCAGGCATCAGATCGGACTAGCAGGACACAGACTAAGAactggcaggaggcagctctTCACCTGACACGGCCTTGTGCTACGCAAGTCCCTGCCAGAGAATACCGCAAGTGATGAAATCTCATGGATTCAAGACACAGCTCCATAAGCTCATAGAATAAAATTctccagattttaaaaataaagacactgGTCACCATTAGGGCAGCTCCTGTACTTTAGGGTAGAATACACTTGATTTTTAAACTCTTCTCTTAGCTTCTGCTTTTAGCCACTGTCaaagagaacagtaaaacaCTGTACTTTTAGTCTGACCTAGTGCAAC
The genomic region above belongs to Cygnus olor isolate bCygOlo1 chromosome 5, bCygOlo1.pri.v2, whole genome shotgun sequence and contains:
- the YLPM1 gene encoding YLP motif-containing protein 1 produces the protein MDMELSSPPQSPQPAAAQPYLPPGQPYLPPPQAEPYLPPGQPPPGQSPPLQPYLPRPQASQPPPSFSEPPPSYLEPPPPSSAAQPYLPPGPAYLAPPQPYLLPSQASPSQAAQPGLAPSLPAPKAAQQHFTPPPAALALPEGPQGGGQESGAPPEQHGAPQPDPATMTPQEQQQYWYQQHLLSLQQRAKAHAQGQQQMKGPGVGKDTSEQRAKSEEGKMSASTQQSEPPPLNESLPPASKEDESSLTSTETQLNIDPPDDPEEDLRLQQLQAAAAQWQQHPHHRVGFQYQRIMQKHAQLQQIVQQYQQIMQQPPHLQTMSVEMQLRHYETQQKQFQQLHKDWERSMNQQWQHQLQTYPHKDQLQEYEKQWKAWDEQMKVTQSHLQEKVSSLQNLKNQYPANVSLPPPFVPYSQTAPGGIPVMPPTLPSATPPLVPPPLSSVSQLSNSSVPSGSSSQSNQSTETPRPALLPTPGTYASKIGSSPVYPTYHSQVSSSFSSSDHGKSQVHHNKQNVSISSEQGCGELKAPSALSSTHTPTMQDKPVRSGGLLPDPPRSARFEGPRGPRFDGPRGRGYDKFEGSRPRGPRFDSQRSEGHRSRFDRQNTDGQHTSRWGTIPRGPAAQFYTSQNTSHAHGSRPSGPRWRGPRPPLGQQQSQTDSRSENKEPFTDMGGNQQAGSRTQSTDVTSTGSVEPSEDLTSTQQEPSKSEVKETISDPPKKWTWSSHDPNQQVEDSKVTTPPIQNQTSTSLSSNSGALQSGVARPGGAVTPVTGSQDLSSSESQLLGSDSTQGLPGPEGRGKGPFMHEDRGKGPGNRGRGQGRMDDGRGRGQGDGRGWGMGRARGMGRMDGRGMGRMDGGRGMGRMDGGWGMGRMDDGHGRGMGRMDEGRGRGYVYRGRGQARQASIRGRGMFRRAGSRERMADRRSGSRERMPDGRSGSRERTLGGRSDSRERVMSSRDRELAGRTGSRDRAQRAGSRERGPVRRAGSREREPMRRAGSREREPMRRAGSRERVPVRRAGSRERVPVRRAGSRERGPVRRAGSHERGHVRRPDSREREAGRSDTGSIDKPIHLGDDPDKLPPYHRDDALRGSWSHEDEGMQEEFPLDSRDDLPLEHERLDDWERERYWGDHNSDYQDDSVDPYDRDDRLQSHHSLPPLSPLPPLPPLSSDHDRRDSWWDDWKRPRERELERDLDRTGRSTDIYDQDVDREWDNRDWDMRPMDDREMGNRDLDIPPLPPLPPLPPLDRYREDRWRDDRNRDHYDRDLRDRGELRIREYPERYDTWREKQDYLPERTDWERERLTDRWYPDDGDRLRPMGDQLDSSLLPPSHSSDMLGADSNLDSEQSLGGVMVLSQRQHEIILKAAQELKMLREQKEQMQKLKEFKSDISAQDSPRSQNTSTRPGGAFQERWDEDSFHGLWDTNEDKGANMEYELCKQESMMPPPVSSPVKVPAVHTSVPSAVPVSLPPVIPPVPKAPIIQQTVDYGHGRDITTSKVEQIPYGERVTLRPEPLPERQTFQKEHPGRYNRERDREPYFERQGNSNADHRDFKRERELHRDRGSVDYERERFEKERHPRDDRVIPTAPSRTQSYRDKKEHPSSRRGGFERPPYERKTDRPAYDHGPSMFGGDRRNYPEERIPISAPSMPRQPPPAPRVERKPESKNVDDILKPPGRDSRPERIVIIMRGLPGSGKTHVAKLIRDKEVECGGPAPRVLSLDDYFITEVEKEERDPDTGKKVKKKVMEYEYEADMEETYRTSMFKTFKKTLDDGFFPFIILDAINDRVRHFEQFWSAAKTKGFEVYLAEMSADNQTCSKRNIHGRKLKEISRMSDHWEAAPRHMMRLDIRSLLQDAAIEEVEMEDFDANIEDQKEEAKKDAAEEEESELGYIPKSKWEMDTSEAKLDKLDGLRTGTKRKRDWEAIASRMEDYLQLPDDYDTRASEPGKKRVRWADLEEKKDADRKRAIGFVVGQTDWEKITDESGHLAERALNRTKYI